Below is a window of Mucilaginibacter sp. PAMC 26640 DNA.
AATTACCAATTATTACGTTATATGTCGCATAACATGGATAATACTAATGAACGTTCAACAAAAGAAAATACTGGTACTTGATGATACTGAAGACATTATAAATTTAATAAAAGATATTCTTTCGGAAGAAGATTACGAAGTAAAAGGTTTCACGCATACCGATGACATCATTAAACTGATAAAAGCCGAAAAACCAGACCTCGTATTGATCGACTACCTGCTTACTGGTATTAACGGCGGAGAATTTTGTCACCAGATTAAAAAACACGAAGACACTGCGCATACACCGGTCATCATGCTATCGGCCCATGCCAGGGTATTGAACTCATTGGGTAATTATGGCTGGGATGCTTTTATTGAAAAGCCTTTTGATATAGATGACCTGAAGCAAACAGTAAAGCATGTTTTAAACCATAATGCCGAACTGAGTTTAACCATGAAAGCAAGTTAAGCGTTAAGAATTATAATATATAGCGTAAATTATGGGTAAGCAACATCAAACCTTTCCGGATGAACCACAGGAAATACCTGCACAAAAACCGGCTACAGAAATTATCCAGCCAACTGATCCGCAACGGCCGGCAATTCCTGAAGAAGCACCAGACAACATCCCGCCGGAGATTGGCCCGGAAGATGCTCCCGTAACCACCGGCTAAAACGATGAATCAAATAGTTGGGGACCTGTATATCAGCTTGATAATTTACAGTGTACCACCTGCTGGCTTGCCCAAATGATAAAAATTGGTGGCTTAGTGCCTGGCCAACCTGGCAGGTATTGACCGAACCCTCTCATCCGGCTTGATAACGCTGCTGGAAGCTACCAAATGTAATGCTTGCCAACTAAGGCGTTACCACTTGATACAAGCAGTTTATTAATGGCTGCTAAAATATTATTTTCCGCTTCTTGCGCAACTGGTTCATCTCAAATCTAATAGGTTAATTTGAAATCTATTAGTTATTTTTACGCGCTTTACACACAACAATGAAAAGAGATAAACTAATATTCAAATTACTCGACGAAGAACAACAGCGCCAGGAGGAAGGCATAGAGCTGATTGCATCAGAAAATTTTGTTAGCAAGCAGGTAATGGAAGCGGCAGGCTCTGTTGCGACCAACAAATATGCCGAAGGCTTACCCGGTAAACGCTATTATGGCGGCTGCGAAGTGGTTGACGAAATAGAGACCATTGCTATTGAGCGCGCTAAACAACTTTTTAATGCCGAGTGGGCCAATGTGCAGCCACATAGCGGTGCACAGGCAAACGCAGCGGTTATGCTGGCCTGTTTACAGCCGGGCGATAAGATATTAGGCTTTGACCTTTCTCATGGCGGGCATTTAACGCACGGCTCGGCAGTAAATTTTTCTGGTAAATTGTACCAGCCATTTTTTTACGGGGTTAAAAAAGATACCGGTTACGTTGATTATGAGCAGCTTAAGGAAGTTGCCCTGCGCGAAAAACCAAAATTGATCATCTGTGGTGCATCTGCTTACTCGCGCGATTGGGATTACGAATTTATCCGCGCAGTAGCTGATGAAATTGGTGCGTTGGTGCTGGCAGATATCTCACACCCTGCCGGCCTGATTGCCCGCGGATTACTAAGAGATCCGCTACCACATTGCCATATTGTTACTACCACTACCCATAAAACCTTGCGCGGCCCGCGTGGCGGCCTTATTTTGCTGGGTAAAGATTTTGAAAACCCATGGGGCTTAAAAACACCAAAGGGAGAAGTAAGAATGATGTCGGCCCTATTGGATATGGCGGTTTTCCCGGGCACACAGGGTGGCCCGCTGGAGCACATTATTGCTGCTAAGGCTATTGCTTTTGGCGAGGCCCTGAGCGATAGCTACATGAAATATATTTTACAGGTAAAGCTGAATGGCGCGGCCATGGCCAAGGCTTTTGTAGACCGGGGATATGACATCATATCTGGCGGTACCGATAACCATTTGATGCTGATAGATCTGCGTAATAAAAACATTAGCGGTAAAGCTGCAGAAAAAGCATTGGTTGCTGCCGATATAACCGCAAACAAAAACATGGTGCCTTACGATGATAAGTCGCCGTTTGTTACTTCAGGTATCCGGGTGGGTACCGCAGCGATAACAACCCGCGGTTTAAAAGAAAAACACATGGATACCATTGTTGAGTTGATTGACATGGTAATTAACGACCCCGAAAATGAAACTACTTTAAAGAAAGTACGTAAAAGGGTACATAAGATGATGGAAGACCATCCTCTTTACCGTGATAAACATCTCGACTAATAAATGTCCATAACGCATCATACTCCTTCGGAACTGGAAAACAGCCGCTTAAACGCACTGAAATCCTATGATATCTTAGATTCATTACCCGAAAAAGAGTATGATGCTATTACACGCCTTGCATCCTACATATGCCAGGTACCGCTTGCCTTTATTACTTTTATAGATGAGAAAAGGCAGTGGTTTAAATCAAGCGTCGGGCTAAGTGTCGACTCCACGCCGCGGTCTGACTCATTTTGCCGTAATACCATTTTGGGCGACAGCCTGGTTGAAGTGCCGGACGCTTCACAGGATAACGAATTCTGCGATTCGGAGATGGTGACCGGCCCGTTTGGCATCCGCTTTTATGCCAGTGCACCGCTTATTGATCCTGAAGGCTACCGTATTGGCACATTATGTGTATTCGATCAAAAGCCCAAACACCTTACGGATGAACAGCGCGATGCCTTACTTACGCTGGCCAGTGAAGTGATGTCGCACCTCATTTTGCGTAAGCAAAAAAAAGAGCTGGAAAAGAATCTTGAAGCGCATAAGGAGTTTCATACGCTTTTTAATAATTCATCTGAGATCCATTTTATTGCTGATGCCGAATCCAATATCGAGCTCATTAATAATTGTGTGTTGGATATTTTAGGCTATTCTCCGGAGCAGGCTATCGGCAAATCCTTATGGAGCTTTGTTGCCGGCCAAAACCGCGAGCAATTTGCGCCGCTGATAGAACAAGCGGTTATGTCACAAAAGCCCTTTGAGCTGGAAACGCAAACTACTACCCGTACCGGCGAAATTAAATGGATCAGCTGGACGGCCGTAAACAAAAATGGTAAGTGGTATGCCAGCGGCCGCGATGTTTCCTTACAAAAAAATCTGCTTAGCCAAACCGAACAGCTTTCGCTGGTGGCCAGTAAAATAAAAAATGGCGTAGTTATCAGCGATTCGAACGATAAAGTGGTTTGGGTGAACGAGGCCTTTACCAATATTACGGGTTATGATTTCGCGGATGTTAACAGCAAATTCCTGGGTGATGTTTTAAAAGGCAGGCCAAAAGACGATAAGGCGGAGCGGGAACTGCTGGACGCCGTAAAAAATAAACGCTCGTACGAGGTTGAATTATCCATGTTATCAAAGCATGGTACGCCATTATGGGTATCGGTAACCAATTCAATAATCTATGCGGCCGATGGCAGTATTGAAAAATCGATCCGGATAATCATCGATATCACCACCCGTAAGCGCGCGGAACAGGATGTTGAGATCCTATCCTTTGCCGCCCGTAAATCGCCAAGCGGCACCATGATCCGCGATGCGGAGGGCCGGATCATCTGGATGAACGAATCGCTGGAGCATATCATAGGTTATACGCTGGAGGAACTTAAGGGCCACACGATAGGTACGCAGCTGGTTGGAGAAGAAACAGACCTGGAGGTTTTTAAAGGAGCTGTACAGGCTGTGAAAGAAAATAAGCCCTACGAAGTGGAGATAAAAATTTACAAGAAAGACAGATCCACCGCCTGGGTATTTATCTCCAACAGCCCGCTTTTTAATGAGATAGGCAGCGTGGAGCGGCAGATTGCTGTAATGGTAGATATTACCGCACGCAAAATTGCTGAAGAGCAATTAACCCTTCTATCTCTGGTGGCAAGCAAAACCACCAGTGGTGTGGTCATTAACGATAGCCAGGGTAAGGTGGAATGGGTGAAC
It encodes the following:
- the glyA gene encoding serine hydroxymethyltransferase (catalyzes the reaction of glycine with 5,10-methylenetetrahydrofolate to form L-serine and tetrahydrofolate), which translates into the protein MKRDKLIFKLLDEEQQRQEEGIELIASENFVSKQVMEAAGSVATNKYAEGLPGKRYYGGCEVVDEIETIAIERAKQLFNAEWANVQPHSGAQANAAVMLACLQPGDKILGFDLSHGGHLTHGSAVNFSGKLYQPFFYGVKKDTGYVDYEQLKEVALREKPKLIICGASAYSRDWDYEFIRAVADEIGALVLADISHPAGLIARGLLRDPLPHCHIVTTTTHKTLRGPRGGLILLGKDFENPWGLKTPKGEVRMMSALLDMAVFPGTQGGPLEHIIAAKAIAFGEALSDSYMKYILQVKLNGAAMAKAFVDRGYDIISGGTDNHLMLIDLRNKNISGKAAEKALVAADITANKNMVPYDDKSPFVTSGIRVGTAAITTRGLKEKHMDTIVELIDMVINDPENETTLKKVRKRVHKMMEDHPLYRDKHLD